The window TATTTTATGGAAGAGGAACGCGCAGCCGCTATTGAGGCCACAGCAGAGGAAACGCCTGTTGTAAGACTTGTGAATTTAATGATTACTCAGGCAGTAAGGGATAGGGCTTCAGACATACATATAGAACCTGACAAGGACATCTTAAGGGTTCGCTACAGGGTTGATGGTATCCTCCATGAGGTGATGACTCCTCCAAAACACCTTCACGCAGGTCTTGTATCGAGGCTGAAGATTCTATCGAATATCAACATCGCTGAAAAAAGAATCCCACAGGACGGACGATTCCCCATAAATATAGAGGGTAAACAACTGGATGTCAGGGTATCAACCCTGCCCGCTCTCTTCGGAGAAAAAGTCGTTATGAGACTCCTCGAAAAAACCGAAGGGCTTGTTGAACTAAGCGAGCTCGGCTTTTCTGTAAATGGTTTGGAAATCTTTGAAAAACTAATACGCAGGCCATATGGCTTTATCCTGTCGACCGGGCCAACAGGCAGCGGAAAGACAACAACCCTGTACTCAGCAATCAAAGCTATCCTCACCAAAGAAAAGAACATAGTCACCCTGGAAGACCCCATAGAGTATAACATCAGCACAATTAATCAGGTGCAGGTGAATCCAAAGGCAGGCCTTACCTTTGCAAGTGGTTTAAGGGCAATCCTGAGGCAGGACCCGGACATAATCATGGTTGGTGAGATAAGAGACGTTGAGACCGCTGGTATTGCCATACATGCAGCACTTACAGGCCATCTGGTCTTAAGCACCCTTCATACAAATGATGCTGTGGGAGCAATAGCAAGACTTTTAGATATGGGGACTGAGCCTTTTCTTATATCTTCGTCTCTGATAGGTGTAACTGCACAGAGACTTGTAAGGAAAGTCTGCCCCTTCTGTAAAGAGACTTACAGGGCACCTTCTGGTATAATGCATGAGCTCAACATAACCAGAGAGGTAAACCTCGTAAGAGGACGTGGTTGCAAAGAATGCCGGGAAACAGGTTATCTGGGCAGAGACGGACTATTCGAGGTACTACCTATAACTGAGGCCCTCAGGGGACTTATTGTAGCCAAGTCCCCATCGAGTCAGCTTAGGGCTCAGGCAATAAAAGAAGGCTTCCAGACATTGCGACAGGAGGGCCTTAGAACAGCCCTTAATGGCATAACCACTCTCGAGGAGGTTTTAAGAGTCACACAGGAGATAGAGGAATAATATCAGATAAGAGAACATAGAACATTGAACGTTGAACACAGAGGAATGATTCACCATGCCGATTTACGAATACAGGGCAAGGGACATTAAAGGCGCCTTAATCAAAGGGACTGTTGACGGCTCCAGTATGGATGTCATTGCAGAACAGCTCTCAAGTCAAGGGTATATTCCTGTAAAAATCACCGAGAAAAAAACCTCCTTTGAGTTGCCTGTAATCTTCGGGAGGGTAAAGTATGAAGACCTTATTGTATTCAGCCGTCAGCTTGCAACCCTCGTCACCTCAGGGATATCCTTTACGAGAAGCCTTGATACCCTTGAGGAGCAGACAAAAAACAAGAGACTAAAAGAGGTAATTCGCAGTATTAGAAAAGATATAGAGGGTGGCAGTTCTTTTTCAGATGCACTATCAAAATATCCGGCTGTCTTTCCACCTCTTTATGTAAGTATGATAAGAGTCGGAGAAGAAGGCGGTGTCCTCGATGAGGTGCTGGAAAGATTAGCCAGCCTCCTCGAGCATGAAGCTCAGACGAGGGCGCGAATAAAGACTGCAGTCAGATACCCCGTGATTGTGGTGATTGCCATATGCATTGCCTTTATTGTCCTTACAAGCTTTGTCATTCCAAAATTCGCCGCTATCTACGCATCTGCAAAAGTGACTCTTCCCTGGCCAACAAGGGTACTTATCCTGATAAATGTAATCATAAGTAAATACTGGTTCCTGCTTCTCGGTGGTATCGCCGGAATAGTCCTGCTCATACGTTATTATCTCAAAACGCCTTCAGGAAGCTGGCAGTGGGACAATATAAAATTAAAGCTTCCCATCTTTGGCCCCCTGATTCATAAGACAGTGATGTCACGGTTCTCACGGGTATTCTCTACGCTTTACCGGAGCGGAATTCCCTTGATCAGCTCCCTCGATATAGTGGCCCAGACCCTCGGAAATCAGGTAATTTCCAGAGCCGTTGGTGAGATAAAAAACAATGTCAGGGAAGGCAAAGGCCTGGCCACGCCAATGAAGACATTAGGGGTTTTTCCTCCAATGGTCATTCAGATGGTTGGAGTAGGTGAAGAGACAGGTGCGCTCGATACAATGCTGAACAAGGTATCAGATTATTATGACCTTGAAGTCGAGTATGCAATAAGAAATCTCGCAACAACTCTCGAACCCGTACTGCTGTTGTTTATAGGCGGCATGGTCTTGTTCCTTGCCCTGGGAATTTTCTTGCCAATATGGGACATGATTTCAGTTATAAAAAAATAACCGATCTCTTTTTACGAAGAAGATTCCAGATAGGTATCATCTTCCTGCTGCCTATCTTTTTTGCCATATTTGCAGCAGGACCATACTTTATTGCCCTTGAGAAATTTTCAAGACTCCTCGAAAAGGATGTAATATTGAAGGAGGAATTAAAAAACTACAACTCTTTTATACAGAAGTGGGCCTTTATAAGCTTTGGCGTGGCTATCCTCTCAGGGCTTGCTGTGGCTTACTCTCTGTTGATACCTGCTAAAAGGCTGCTCAAGGCATCCCCTTCCCTTGAGGTGCCCAGTTTTGAGGATTTTAACGCACTCGGCAAGGAATTTACAACAATAGCATCCTCTCTGCACCAGTATATTTCAACCCTCGACAGCATGGCAGGGGGCGTCATAACAATGAATGAAAATGGAACAGTAACAATGGCCAATGCCCAGGCATCTACAATCCTCGGGCTGCGGACCGAGGAGATAGTCGGGCTGCCACTTTCTGCAGTCATTCCAGAACTGAGATGGTTATCAGATGAGAGTCTTAAGGGCAGCACTATCAGCAGCGGAGAAATACCAGTGTCAATAGGCGGAAAGCCTGCAATTTTAGGCTATTCATTAACTCCAATCAGGGAGCTGAGAAAGATAAAAGGTAGTGTATTGAGTTTTAAAGACATTACAAAGTTGAAAGACATCCACATGGAGATTCAGAGGACAGAACGCCTCGCAAGCCTCGGAGCCTTAGCAGCAGAAATAGCCCATGAAGTAAGGAACCCCCTGGGCTCAATAAAAGGACTGGTTGAACTTATAAAAGAGGATTTGAAGGGAGAAGACCCAAGACATGAATATCTCAAGGTCATTTTAAATGAAATAGACCGTTTAAACAGGGCTGTCGAAGGCCTCCTCGATTACACAAAACCGATGGAGAAAACAGAGATAAGACTTGAAGAGGTGCTCCACAGGGCAGTCCTTGTAAGCAAGCTCAGATTTAAAGATAAGGCCGTAAATATCATAGAGGAGTATGACAAGGTAATGCCCCTGCCTGCAGACGAGGGGAAAATTTGCCAGGCATTTCTAAACTTAATAATAAATGCCTGTGAAGCCGTGAAGGCAGGTAGTGAGATACATATCAGATGTAAAAATCTCGATACCGATGTTGTTGTTGAAATTTCAAACCCTTACACCCATGCCGGTGATGTTACTAAATTTTTTGACTCCTATTACACTACAAAAGCCGGTGGTGCAGGGCTGGGCCTGAAGATTTCAAGGGAAATCATAGAAAACCATGGTGGAAGTCTTAATGTCAGGCATGAAGGAGGCCTGATAATATTTTCTGCAACATTTCCGCTTCCCATTTCCCATTTAACTGTGGAAGAGAGACAAAATGCCTGAGGTATTAGTTGTAGACGACGACCCCGGTATAAAATTCTTTTTCGGGGAGTTCCTCAAAAAAGAGGGTTATAGTTTTGATATTGCATCAAATGGACAGGAAGCCCTCGATAAACTCAGTTCCGACCAGTACAATGTACTCCTGCTTGATGAGCGGATGCCCGGTATGAGCGGGCTTGAAGTCATTGCAAAGGTTAAAAAGGTACAGCCTAATGCCCTTATAATCATGATTACGGCTTACGGTTCCAGGGAACTTGCCATGAAGGCCATTCAACTGGGCGCCTACGATTATTTCACAAAGCCTGTGGACATAGATGTGGTCAGAACCGTTATTAGAAGGGCCATGGAGCGTTACAAGCTTCAGAAGGAGATAGAGAACCTCAGGCAGGCGCTTGAAGAAAAAGTATTCATAGAAAAAATAACAGCAAAAAGCGAGGGGATGAAAAAAGCAATAGAGCTTGTAAAAAAAGTCGCTGCAACTGATGTCACAGTCCTTGTCACAGGGGAAAGCGGTGTTGGCAAAGAATTAATTGCGAGGAGCATCCATGAGCTAAGTCACAGACGTGAAAAACCCTTTATCAGTGTGAATTGTGCTGCAATCCCTGAGGGCCTTCTTGAATCAGAGCTATTTGGCCACGAAAAAGGGGCCTTTACAGGAGCTCATCAACAGAGGATCGGGAAATTCGAGCAGGCCGGTGGAGGAAGCCTCTTTTTAGACGAGATAGGCGACCTCCCCTTAACATTGCAGTCAAAACTCCTCAGGGCAATACAGGGCAAAGAAATTGAGCGTTTAGGAGGAAAGGGCATTATAAAAGTAGATGTAAGACTCATTGCTGCAACCAACAAGAACCTGTTATCTGAAACAGCAGCAGGAAGATTTAGAGAGGACCTCCTTTTCAGAATAAATGTAATCGAGATAAAAGTTCCTCCTCTGAGGGAGAGGAAAGAAGATATCCCGCCGCTTATAGAAATATTTTTTAAAAAATATTCTGAAGACCTCGAAAGGAGAATAAAGGGTATCTCACCCTCTGCGATGAAACACCTGATAAACTTTTCATGGCCGGGCAATGTGAGGGAGTTGGAAAATATAATCCAGCGGGCGCTGCTTCTTGAAGAAAATGATTTAATCAGCGAAAAAACAATATATGAATTACTGTACCCCGAGCCGAGGGAGACAGATCTCTCCGTAAAAGGCCATGTCAGCTCTGTCGTTGAAGAGGAAGAAAAGAAGCTAATCATCGAGGCCCTCGCAAAAACAAAGTGGAAAAAACAAAAAGCAGCAGAACTGCTGGGAATCAGCCGGAAAAGCCTGTTCAATAAAATGAGGCGTTACGGCCTTTAAGTAGAACGGAGGGTATTTAAATGGAAACGACAGCAACCTATTTTGAAAAACCTGGACCTGAAAACACTTACCAGTGCCTTGCAATTGTAAAAAAAGCACTTGATGATTACAATTACAGGCATTTAGTCGTCGCCTCCACCACAGGCAGCACTGGACTTCTTTTTTCAGAGGCACTTAAGGACAGGAAAAACCTCAACCTCGTTGTTGTTACCCACTCTTATGGCTTTAAGGAACCAAATAGCTTTGAGATGGCCGATGGAGTAAAAGAAAAAATAAAGACATCAGGAGCAAAACTCTATACAGGTACCATGATAACACACAGCCTTGAAACAGCCCTTTCTGCGAAATTCAGCGGACTTTACCCTACCCTGCTCGTAGCACAATCTCTCAGGAGATTTGGTGAAGGCCCAAAGGTGTGTTGTGAAATAGTGATGATGGCGGCTGATGCAGGGCTGATACCGGAGGGTGAAGAAATTTTAGCGGTCGCAGGGACAGGCCGGGGTGCAGACACTGTCCTTGTAATAAAGTCAGCCACATCAAAAAGATTTCTCGACCTGAGGGTCCTTGAGATTCCTGCAAAGCCGAGATAGCAGGGGCGAGGCTCGCCCTTTAGAGGTCGTAGGCCCTTTAATTTTTAATTTCAAATTTTAAATTTTTGGTGTAATATTTATGGCGTAAAACAATATTAACCTTTTTAGCCGACATCTCTACGAGTCATAGACCCATGGGAGGAAGCGATGATAATTGGCAGACCGTTTCTCACCACAGAACAGATCCAGCACAAAGTAAAAGAACTGGCCTCAATCATATCAAATGATTATGCGGGAAAAGACTTACTCGCTGTATGCATTCTCAGGGGTGCCTTTATGTTCTTCTCTGATATTGTAAGAGCGATAAAGGTCCCCGTGACAGTAGACTTCCTCATCGCCTCGAGCTATCTGAAGACAGAAACCACAGGAGAGGTAAAGATTTATGCAGATTTAAGCGAAATACCCCTTGACTATGTGGGTTTTAAGATACCCAACGAGTATGTAGTTGGCTATGGCCTTGACTACGAAAATAAATTCAGAAACCTTCCTTACATAGCCATATTCAAAAAGAGTATTTAACGGCCTACCCGAGTAGCTTTCCCAATTTTGCCCTTTGCTTTTCCAGAGTCTTCTGGCCTTCTTCAATTGCCTTAAGGACATTTTTCTTTGTCTCATCGGTAAGCTCCTTACCTCTTGAAACCACCTCTGATGCCTTTTCGCTGATTGCCTCTGTCAGATCCTCAATTGTTTCAACTGCATCCTCGGCAATTTCCCTGGCATTTTCTCCAACCTTCCTGGCAAATTTGGATATGTCTTTTCTGGTCTCTTTACCGCTCTGCGGTGCAAAGAGAAGGGCAAGACCAGCACCTAACAGCCCTCCAATTATGAATGCGCCTATAATTCTTCCTTCTTCTCTACTATCCATACGAGCCTCCTTTTTGCTTATCTTTTACCAGAATTTTATACAGAATTCAACTTTTATTATATATTATTATAGGAACGTTTTCATTTCTAACTCTAACTTTTTTATTTCAAGGAGGATCAAATGTTTAAATGGCTAAGCAGAAGACTTCCCATAGGAAGGATTGCTATTGTGCCCTTCAGCGGTGTGCTTTCAACAAAAACTGTAGAGCCTTACCTCAGGCTATTAAAGGCCATCGAATACAGCAAATACATAAAAGGAGGAATCTTTCAGATAGAAAGCCCCGGTGGGAATGCCTATGCATCAGAAATGCTTTATTTCAGTTTAAAACGCCTGAGCGAGAAAAAACCTGTTTACTGCTATCTCCTCATGGCGGCATCAGGGGGCTACATGGCAGTATGCGGGGCAGAAAAAATTTTTGCGCCGCCAACTGCACTAATCGGGAGCATAGGGGTTCTTACAATTAAGCCTGTGCTAAAGGATATAATGGAGCGTCTTGGCATAAGGCTTGAGGTAATGAAAAAGGGCGAAAACAAAGATATGACTCTCTTCCATAGAGACTCCACAGAGGAAGAAAAGAAAAAGATTGATACACTTCAGGAGGCGATTTACCAGAGATTCATAGAGATTGTGGCAGAGGCACGAAGACTTGAAAAATCAAAGGTCTTAGAACTGGCAACAGGCGAGCTTTATTCATCCAGGGCATCCCTCGAACACAGCCTGATTGACAGGATATGCGACTTTGATTCTGTCCTGGACGAAATGTCCAGAGAGACAGGGATTAAGAAAGAAAAAGCCATAATCTTAAAGCCAAGAAAGCCCCTGTTCCAAAGAATGGCAGGGGAGACCATCTCAGTTGCCGTAGAGGAAATTTACGGAAGGCTTTTAATGGAAGGATTGAGGTTTTAAGAAGAGATTGGAGCTGCATATTGCAACTCCATTTAACACCCAAAAAAACCTCTGTAAAAAACCCTGGCCCTTTCTAAGAAATTCTTATAATTGGCCCTTGTGTCATCGATTATCTTCGATGAATCAAATCCCTTTAACTCGTGTTCATTCCCAAGCCATTCGGTTATCATTTTATCTGTCACCTCAATATGAAACTGAAATGCATAGACATTATCTGAAAAGCGAAAAGCCTGGTTTGGATAAATCTTTGATGAGGCAAGCCTCACAGCACCACGAGGCAGATTAAAGGTATCGCCATGCCACTGAAATACAGTGAGGAGTGAAGAGCGGGAAGTCACGAGCAAAGAAAATACTTCATCCCTCAACCCATCTTCTGTCGCCTCTACACCATACCAGCCAATTTCTGTTTGAGGGCCTTTATAGACCTCTGCGCCAAGGGCGTGAGCTATCATTTGCGCACCGAGACATATACCCAGAACCTTCATTTTTCTCTTAATCGCTTCTTTAATCAGGACTTCTTCCTTCTTGAGAAATGGATAGGCGTCCATTTCATAAACACCCATAGGTCCGCCCATTATTATCAGAGCATCAAACCCATCAAGAGATGTCGGAAACGACTCGTACCGAGGCGGAGAGTCCAGAGAGAGGTCAGTTATTTTATAAGGGATTGCTTTCTCAATGAGATAGTCCTCTATTGTCCCGGGGCCCTCGATGGGGATATTTTTAAGAATCAAGACTTTCATATTTCCAATTTTCCATGAACCACTATATCATAAGATATGATTTAAATCATAGCCCTTGACACAGATAGAGGTTTTTTGTGTATAATGAGGCCGTTTATGCTTAAGGATTCGTCCTGTCAGCGATAACCTTAATAGAAGGGAGGTGATTATTCAATGAGAATTATACTCCTCACACTCGCCGTCTTAATCTCAATTGCTTTTATTGGAAACGTAGCCCTGGCAGTTGCGCCAGGTAAAACAGTAGAATTCGAAGGTAAAGGTGCAGGTAAAGTGGTATTTGACGGCAAGATTCATACAGACAAAGGTCTAAAGTGCAATGACTGCCACACAAAGATTTTCCAGATGAAGAAAGGAACTGCCAAGATAACAATGGCAGATATTAATGCTGGCAAGCTTTGCGGTGAATGCCATAATGGCACAAAGGCATTCAAAGCCAGCGATCCAGCAAATTGCGCAAAGTGTCATAAGAAATAATTGGGAAATATACAGTGCAGTGGGAAATGGGAAGTTAAGATTTCACTTCTCACTTCCCACTTCTTACTTCTTAACTTTTTTATATATACGTAAGCCAGAATTCGTAGGCTGGATTCTTACCTTTCACTATATCAAAGAAAAGGCCCTGTAGTTTTTTAGTAATAGGGCCAGGCCGACCGTTTCCGATAATCCTTCCGTCTACTTCTTTAATTGGTGTTATCTCAGCCGCTGTCCCTGTCAGAAATGCCTCATCTGCAATATAAAGCTCATCTCTTGTAAACCGTATTTCTCTCACTTCAATACCTTCCCTATCCGCTATCTTGATCACACTGTCTCTTGTAATTCCCTCAAGGATTGACATCAGAGGCACAGTTTTCAGCACCCCTTTTCTCACAATGAATATATTCTCACCGCTGCCTTCTGATACATAGCCTTCGGTATCAAGCAGCAGGCCCTCATCATAACCGCATGAGATAGCCTCTTTCTTTGCTAACTGGGAATTTACATAATTGCCGCATGTCTTGCTCTTGGTCATATTCACATTTACATGATGCCTTGAAAAAGAAGATGTCTTCAGCCTGATACCATTTTTAAGGCCATCATCTCCAAGATAAGCACCCCAGGGCCAGGCTGCAATAGCTACATTTATTGGATTATCCCTGGGATAAAGGCCCATAGCGCCGTAACCGATATAAACAATAGGCCGCATGTAACACTCATCGAGATTATTAACCTTTATCAATTCTACTGTAGCTTTCGAGAGTTCCTCCTTTGTATAGGGAACCCTGAGTTGAAGTATGTGGCATGATGTAAATAGCCTGTCGATGTGCTCCTGAAGCCTGAAGATGGCAGGGCCTTTCTCTGCTTTATAACACCTGATTCCTTCAAATGCACCAAGGCCGTAATGCAGCGTGTGCGTTAAGACATGGACTTTGGCGTCTGGCCAGTCAATAAACCTGCCATCCATCCATATCTTTTTTGTCTCCTGAATCATAACCCCCCCAAGGAAATCCATACTGTTTTACACAAAAGCGCTTCTTATTGTCAATAACATCTCACTGTCTTTCTATCTCTTCCCAGCCATGTTTGCCAATAAGCGGGACAAAAACACATGGGGTGGAAGTCGAAAAAACTATATCTGAGGGGGTTTTTTTTACCTGGTAAAGGATCTGGGAAAACCTGTCTCCAACAGGGATAACAAGCCTGCCACCTGTTTTTAATTGCCCTGTAAATGTATCGGGAATCTTCGGCGCAGCAGCAGTCACAATAATGGCATCAAAAGGCGCTTTTTCAGGCAACCCGAGGGTGCCATCACCAATTATTACATGAATATTTGTATATCCAAGCCCTTTCAACACCTCTCCTGCCATACGGGCAAG is drawn from Nitrospirota bacterium and contains these coding sequences:
- the tadA gene encoding Flp pilus assembly complex ATPase component TadA produces the protein MVLKKKPIGELLVEAGAINREQLNKALEEQRTKKGRLGEILVDLGFISEDTLVEFLGKQLGIQSVDLRKVTIDPDVVNLIPESLARRFNVIPAFRTGEDLTLAMLDPLDIVAIDEIRKFTGLYVQPVAVTERAITKAIEKYYRVTGTMEEVIKDMGEAGYFMEEERAAAIEATAEETPVVRLVNLMITQAVRDRASDIHIEPDKDILRVRYRVDGILHEVMTPPKHLHAGLVSRLKILSNINIAEKRIPQDGRFPINIEGKQLDVRVSTLPALFGEKVVMRLLEKTEGLVELSELGFSVNGLEIFEKLIRRPYGFILSTGPTGSGKTTTLYSAIKAILTKEKNIVTLEDPIEYNISTINQVQVNPKAGLTFASGLRAILRQDPDIIMVGEIRDVETAGIAIHAALTGHLVLSTLHTNDAVGAIARLLDMGTEPFLISSSLIGVTAQRLVRKVCPFCKETYRAPSGIMHELNITREVNLVRGRGCKECRETGYLGRDGLFEVLPITEALRGLIVAKSPSSQLRAQAIKEGFQTLRQEGLRTALNGITTLEEVLRVTQEIEE
- a CDS encoding type II secretion system F family protein, with amino-acid sequence MPIYEYRARDIKGALIKGTVDGSSMDVIAEQLSSQGYIPVKITEKKTSFELPVIFGRVKYEDLIVFSRQLATLVTSGISFTRSLDTLEEQTKNKRLKEVIRSIRKDIEGGSSFSDALSKYPAVFPPLYVSMIRVGEEGGVLDEVLERLASLLEHEAQTRARIKTAVRYPVIVVIAICIAFIVLTSFVIPKFAAIYASAKVTLPWPTRVLILINVIISKYWFLLLGGIAGIVLLIRYYLKTPSGSWQWDNIKLKLPIFGPLIHKTVMSRFSRVFSTLYRSGIPLISSLDIVAQTLGNQVISRAVGEIKNNVREGKGLATPMKTLGVFPPMVIQMVGVGEETGALDTMLNKVSDYYDLEVEYAIRNLATTLEPVLLLFIGGMVLFLALGIFLPIWDMISVIKK
- a CDS encoding GHKL domain-containing protein, with protein sequence MGHDFSYKKITDLFLRRRFQIGIIFLLPIFFAIFAAGPYFIALEKFSRLLEKDVILKEELKNYNSFIQKWAFISFGVAILSGLAVAYSLLIPAKRLLKASPSLEVPSFEDFNALGKEFTTIASSLHQYISTLDSMAGGVITMNENGTVTMANAQASTILGLRTEEIVGLPLSAVIPELRWLSDESLKGSTISSGEIPVSIGGKPAILGYSLTPIRELRKIKGSVLSFKDITKLKDIHMEIQRTERLASLGALAAEIAHEVRNPLGSIKGLVELIKEDLKGEDPRHEYLKVILNEIDRLNRAVEGLLDYTKPMEKTEIRLEEVLHRAVLVSKLRFKDKAVNIIEEYDKVMPLPADEGKICQAFLNLIINACEAVKAGSEIHIRCKNLDTDVVVEISNPYTHAGDVTKFFDSYYTTKAGGAGLGLKISREIIENHGGSLNVRHEGGLIIFSATFPLPISHLTVEERQNA
- a CDS encoding sigma-54-dependent Fis family transcriptional regulator, giving the protein MPEVLVVDDDPGIKFFFGEFLKKEGYSFDIASNGQEALDKLSSDQYNVLLLDERMPGMSGLEVIAKVKKVQPNALIIMITAYGSRELAMKAIQLGAYDYFTKPVDIDVVRTVIRRAMERYKLQKEIENLRQALEEKVFIEKITAKSEGMKKAIELVKKVAATDVTVLVTGESGVGKELIARSIHELSHRREKPFISVNCAAIPEGLLESELFGHEKGAFTGAHQQRIGKFEQAGGGSLFLDEIGDLPLTLQSKLLRAIQGKEIERLGGKGIIKVDVRLIAATNKNLLSETAAGRFREDLLFRINVIEIKVPPLRERKEDIPPLIEIFFKKYSEDLERRIKGISPSAMKHLINFSWPGNVRELENIIQRALLLEENDLISEKTIYELLYPEPRETDLSVKGHVSSVVEEEEKKLIIEALAKTKWKKQKAAELLGISRKSLFNKMRRYGL
- a CDS encoding hypoxanthine phosphoribosyltransferase, which gives rise to MIIGRPFLTTEQIQHKVKELASIISNDYAGKDLLAVCILRGAFMFFSDIVRAIKVPVTVDFLIASSYLKTETTGEVKIYADLSEIPLDYVGFKIPNEYVVGYGLDYENKFRNLPYIAIFKKSI
- a CDS encoding YtxH domain-containing protein, producing MDSREEGRIIGAFIIGGLLGAGLALLFAPQSGKETRKDISKFARKVGENAREIAEDAVETIEDLTEAISEKASEVVSRGKELTDETKKNVLKAIEEGQKTLEKQRAKLGKLLG
- the sppA gene encoding signal peptide peptidase SppA, yielding MFKWLSRRLPIGRIAIVPFSGVLSTKTVEPYLRLLKAIEYSKYIKGGIFQIESPGGNAYASEMLYFSLKRLSEKKPVYCYLLMAASGGYMAVCGAEKIFAPPTALIGSIGVLTIKPVLKDIMERLGIRLEVMKKGENKDMTLFHRDSTEEEKKKIDTLQEAIYQRFIEIVAEARRLEKSKVLELATGELYSSRASLEHSLIDRICDFDSVLDEMSRETGIKKEKAIILKPRKPLFQRMAGETISVAVEEIYGRLLMEGLRF
- a CDS encoding type 1 glutamine amidotransferase; this translates as MKVLILKNIPIEGPGTIEDYLIEKAIPYKITDLSLDSPPRYESFPTSLDGFDALIIMGGPMGVYEMDAYPFLKKEEVLIKEAIKRKMKVLGICLGAQMIAHALGAEVYKGPQTEIGWYGVEATEDGLRDEVFSLLVTSRSSLLTVFQWHGDTFNLPRGAVRLASSKIYPNQAFRFSDNVYAFQFHIEVTDKMITEWLGNEHELKGFDSSKIIDDTRANYKNFLERARVFYRGFFGC
- a CDS encoding cytochrome c3 family protein; this translates as MRIILLTLAVLISIAFIGNVALAVAPGKTVEFEGKGAGKVVFDGKIHTDKGLKCNDCHTKIFQMKKGTAKITMADINAGKLCGECHNGTKAFKASDPANCAKCHKK
- a CDS encoding branched-chain amino acid transaminase gives rise to the protein MIQETKKIWMDGRFIDWPDAKVHVLTHTLHYGLGAFEGIRCYKAEKGPAIFRLQEHIDRLFTSCHILQLRVPYTKEELSKATVELIKVNNLDECYMRPIVYIGYGAMGLYPRDNPINVAIAAWPWGAYLGDDGLKNGIRLKTSSFSRHHVNVNMTKSKTCGNYVNSQLAKKEAISCGYDEGLLLDTEGYVSEGSGENIFIVRKGVLKTVPLMSILEGITRDSVIKIADREGIEVREIRFTRDELYIADEAFLTGTAAEITPIKEVDGRIIGNGRPGPITKKLQGLFFDIVKGKNPAYEFWLTYI